GTTGTGCATGTGGGGAGGTAAGTTAAGCTCCCGCCGGTCTTCAAGCATTTGTTAGTAAGGCATTGCCTTAAAACTAATACAGCACACTACAAGTTCTCTTAAGGtgcatttaatatttaatattttgttaacAGTTAaccaaatttccttttttcagccTCACAAGAAGAAAAAGCCCTTCATAGAGAAGAAGAAAGCAGTAACATTTCACTTGGTGCACCGAAGTCAGAGGGATCCTCTTGCTGCTGATGATACTGCACCCCAGAGAGTTCTGCTGCCCACACAGAAAGTAAATACTCGCTTTTAATACTGAGGTTCATTCAGATAAGAAACACCTTGGAGAAAAAAAGTTGGTATGCAATTATACAGTTCAAAAACAGCCTGAGAGAAGGTAGTATTTAGTTCAGCTTATTGAAAAAGGGATGTTGTAGGGAATTTCATAGTTATGAGTTACTACCTGATCGTTGAAGAATGACTTAACTGGCATTTGAGGTGTAAATGTATTAAAGAAGCAACAAGGAAACTTGCCTGACTCACTGTGATAAAACAGGCATTGTTGGAAAGGTCTTGCTCAGACAGCACCCAGACATGGAACCAGCTGATTACAATATTCTAATTGGCTGTGTATTAGGGTAAGGAGTGGAGAGAGGACTACACAGTCAGACACTCAGTAGATGTGTTGCATTTGTTTTTGCTAGTAAGTTTTACGTGGACTTAAGTAACTAAATGTATTctttttgattattttcttctccacCCTCTTCCTAGGGGCATGAGgagcagagaagagaagagCAGCGCAAGTATGGTGTCTTCTTTGATGATGACTATGACTATTTGCAGCACCTCAAAGAAGCATCTGGTCCCTCTGAGCTTGTCCCATCTGTGCGGGGACAGCAAAGCAGAATTGTCATCACAAGTGAGGGGCACATAGAGGATGAAATTCAGAGAATTTCAGTACGTAGTGTTTTTGCTGATGGTAACGCTGTGCTTTGGAGCATTAACATTTTCTAGACACTTtcattgtgtgtgtgtatatatatttatatttatgtgtaAGGATCCTTTTGATCCATAACCAACTTGACTTTCCTACAAACCAACTCAGAAGCTGACAAGCTGGCATTTACTGATGAACATTGTTTTGCTAGGACAGTGTTAAAACACTTCAGGTACccacaaaaaacattttttctacAGAGATGGCTTGCAAAGGTGTTTGTTTGAACAAGTTGTGTGTTTTTCTGGGATGGACATTtgtttttaaggtttttaaGAACTTCTGAATGCTCTGGGAGTTATGAATATGCCAGGTTGTATTATCAGCACACCATGTTTTTAAAGGGAAATGTAAGAGAAGCCAGACGGAATAAAAGCAAACTTTTCAATTGCTGGCATAACTTGCAGAAGTTCACAATGCTGGATCACATTGGAGTGGAAAAACAGTAAATGCTTTAAAGCAGTGAAGCATGCCATTGCCAGTCACTTATAGCTGAGGGTGTTTGATTTAATCAAATATTGTCATTTTAGTCAAAACGAATAGTCTTAGTCAGAGGTACCTTTCAGGTACAGCTTGGTGAGACTACATAAGGTTTAAAGTTAGGATAGATGTGCATGTTGTGAAGCTTTTAACAAGACTTTCAATAAAGAGGTGAATTCAAATCTGTGCTAGTGTTCTCCAAAACAAGCCAAAAACATTTTACAATTTCCATGTGACTGCTGTACAACTATTCTCTAAAAAGTTTTAGAGATGCAAAAAATACTGTTCCTGTACCTGGAGAATACTGACAATATGAGAATTGATGCTGCTAGCAGTTTATGCAGCTATCATTGTATAGCTCTGGAAATTTGGTGTAGATAATGTAGCACTTGTAACATTTAAGTGGCACTAACAGAGTTTCTTTTGGTCACAGGAGTGTCTGCATGATTTTTGTTAATGTGAGCTCAAATAAGAAGCTGAGAACAAATACATTATGatcctgtttttctgtttctttttctaaggCTCCATCCATTAAGTTGCCTTCCTCAGTATTTGCCACAGAGTTTGAAGAGGATGTGGGCTTGCTAAATAAAGCTGCTCCTGTTTCAGgtatttttcacctttttgtGATGTGAGTTGCCATCTAGGAAATAGATGGTAATTAGGGCTTCTATTGtgatgtcatttttattttggctcAGAACAGGCTCAGCAGCAGACATGAGGAATGATCTTTCAGAGACCCATGTTTCAATTTGAGACTTACTTCTGTGATTGACTAATGAGAGTTCTTTAGCTTTGCTTGGAGAGGGTGAATCCATGATCTCTTACTATGGCATAGCAAATACAAACTAAAAACAGGGGGAAACTGTAGATAATActattaatttattattctgtatttttgaatCCGAGTCTGGAACTGGATTTTCACTCAGATTCTCTTCAAATGCTGAGTAGTGTTTACACCCCTTCATTAGTGTTATTTCAGTGTTACATGCTGTGAGGTAGGTTTTTGTTATGTATCCACATTTGCACTGGACATTGACTCCACAGCTATCTCCATATTTCTTAACAGTAAGCAATTGTAGCAGTTCTCTCTGTCCTGACAGAAGGATGCTAAAGACAATTCTGTTAATTGCAGCAGAGAATCATTTTTTAACCTTTTGTAATATAGGGAATTTTAGGGTTGGAGCTAGTGCTGGTAGCTGATCATGTGGTGTTTTGAtctggatatttttttcttttacattatTCTATATTAAAATGCGTTTATGGAAGACCTctaggaaatgttttttttccgAGTGATAAAAATTGACAAGAGATTGGTGGCATGCCCTGGCTTCTATCAGATCTACAAATATTCTTGAGgagttttgtgtttctttagTTTAAGCTTTCCTTACTGCAAATTAACAGTCCAGCTGGGTTGGTTTTTATCCAGGAGAGTAGCTTTGTAATGTCagagaaatgtaaatatttacatttcattttttcaacTTTCTAGGACCACGGCTAGATTTTGACCCCGATATTGTTGCAGCTCTTGATGATGATTTTGACTTTGACAATCCTGAAAATATCCTGGAAGATGATTTTGTTCTGCAAGCAAATAAACCACAGAAGCGGTAGATAGAGCTTTGTTGAAATATTTGTTATGTAAATAGGAGAGATGCTATTTGCTACTGGATGTGGTGGTGTAGGAAGCCACAGTGGTTTCAGATTTCAACTTGAATACTTTGGTGTGTTGAAAAAAGTATTACCTTGTGTTGCTTGGATGGCAGCttgcaaaatgaaatttattacATTATCCAAGAAGTGGGATTCATTTGTTACTTTGAGCTTATGGATTATATGCAGTATTTGGAATAATAGTGTTCTTGAACTGTTTAAATCATTGTCATCTATTACATGTAAAATACATCAGTAATAGTGTTGATGAAGGCTAATGGGTGTTTCTGAACCCTTTACAAATGCTTTATATGATACCCCACTGCATTTTATCTGCTTAGGTGTGGTATCATTCTCATAATTTCATGAACAGTAAgaatttttgcttgttttaataGTCAAGAATGCAGctgatatttttctgctttgacaTGTACagatgaatataaaaataacttcagtcTCAGTGCACAGATGCATGGTCCAGCTAGCAATGCTTTCAGCTCTCAGACAAGTGTCTCACTCAAGATTTAAATCTGTTTTTGCCAATTTGTTTCAGATAACCCAGCATGGGCCAGAGCTATGTAAAGGTCCATGTGTTATTCTAAAACTATTTTGTGCTTCTGTTCAGGGGACCAGATGCTGAGGATGAAGATGAATGGGAAGATATGGAAGATGATAGTGATGAGAAGGATAGCTGCAGTACTGATAAAGACTATGATTCAGAAGGTCCTTTGTCAGATGGTGAGGTTAATGGACAGGCTAAAGAATTCCTTTTTATGCAAGAAGAAACCAGGAGTCgtttcacagaatattctatGACATCTTCTGTGATAAGACGGAATGAGCAGTTAACCCTGTTGGATGACAGATTTGAGAAGGTGAGGCTGCTCAAGAGTGTAACTGTGAAGAGTGATAAATGCTTCTTTgtatgttgatttttttcatcaCACAGTGTCCTGTGTACCTGTGCAGATTTTACTGCTTTTAGCAGTCAGGGCATCAAGCTACTGCTCTCTGCATGTATTCTGCATTTAATCCTGGGTGCATTTAGAGGCTTGTGTCACCTAGGCTGTAGTGTTAATTGCTATTGCAAGGCCTAGC
This window of the Ammospiza nelsoni isolate bAmmNel1 chromosome 3, bAmmNel1.pri, whole genome shotgun sequence genome carries:
- the LTV1 gene encoding protein LTV1 homolog, whose protein sequence is MPHKKKKPFIEKKKAVTFHLVHRSQRDPLAADDTAPQRVLLPTQKGHEEQRREEQRKYGVFFDDDYDYLQHLKEASGPSELVPSVRGQQSRIVITSEGHIEDEIQRISAPSIKLPSSVFATEFEEDVGLLNKAAPVSGPRLDFDPDIVAALDDDFDFDNPENILEDDFVLQANKPQKRGPDAEDEDEWEDMEDDSDEKDSCSTDKDYDSEGPLSDGEVNGQAKEFLFMQEETRSRFTEYSMTSSVIRRNEQLTLLDDRFEKFYEQFDEDEIGALDNVELEGYINTDNARLQEVLDDYYREKAKNCVKLDALEPDEDLDSLVNEESEEEKEEIVTVVIEEPKEKWDCESILSTYSNLYNHPTLIKEPSKPKPIKISQKTGIPLHVLPQKGLTARQVERMQMINGSDLPKASTQPRSKAESREDRKARKQAIKEERKERRMEKKANKLAFKQEKTRQEKELLNLKQNVQGLKLS